Part of the Burkholderia humptydooensis genome, CGGGTGAGAAATACCCTTTGAACCTGATCTGGATAATGCCAGCGCAGGGAAGCGTCAGGGTTTCGCCGTTGTTCCACGTCAGAATCCCGTCGCGTCGCGAATCTCGTCTCCTGCTTAGCGCCCCACACCCGCTTTGCATGGGACCCGGGCCAGCGCCAGAGCGCCAGCTTGGGTCGACACAGGAGATCGCATGAACGCCAATCCCAAGTTCCTGTCGGCCGACGCCCGCGTCGACGCCGCCGCCGTCGCCCCGCTGCCGAATTCGCGCAAGGTCTACGTGACGGGCTCGCAACCCGACATTCGCGTGCCGATGCGTGAAATCACGCAAGCCGATACGCCGACGAGCTTCGGCGGCGAACAGAATCCGCCGATCTACGTCTACGACACGTCGGGCCCGTACACGGACCCGGACGCGAAGATCGACATCCGCGCGGGCCTGCCCGCGCTGCGCCGGCGCTGGATCGACGCGCGCGGCGACACCGAGGCGCTCACGGGCCTCACGAGCGAGTACGGCCGCGAACGCGCGGCGGACCCGGCGACGGCCGAGCTGCGCTTCCCCGATCTGCACCGTCATCCGCGCCGCGCGAAGGCCGGCAAGAACGTCACGCAGATGCACTACGCGCGTCAGGGTATCATCACGCCCGAGATGGAATTCATCGCGATTCGCGAGAACCAGCGCCGCGCCGAGTATCTGGAAAGCCTGAAGGCGAGCGGCCCGAACGGCGCGAAGCTCGCCGCGATGATGGGCCGCCAGCACGCGGGCCAGGCGTTCGGCGCCGCCGCGTTCGGCGCGAACGCGCCCGGCACGGACATGCTGGCCGGAATCACGCCGGAGTTCGTGCGCGACGAAGTCGCGCGCGGCCGCGCGATCATCCCCGCGAACATCAACCACCCGGAAACCGAGCCGATGATCATCGGCCGCAACTTCCTCGTGAAGATCAACGCGAACATCGGCAACTCGGCCGTCACGTCGTCGATCGGCGAGGAAGTCGACAAGATGACGTGGGCGATCCGCTGGGGCGGCGACACGGTGATGGACCTGTCGACCGGCAAGCACATCCACGAAACGCGCGAGTGGATCATCCGCAACAGCCCGGTGCCGATCGGCACGGTGCCGATCTACCAGGCGCTGGAAAAGGTCAACGGCCGCGCCGAGGACCTGACCTGGGAAATCTTCCGCGACACGCTGATCGAGCAGGCCGAGCAAGGCGTCGACTACTTCACGATCCACGCGGGCGTGCGCCTGCAGTACGTGCCGCTCACCGCGAACCGGATGACGGGCATCGTGTCGCGCGGCGGCTCGATCATGGCGAAGTGGTGCCTCGCGCACCACAAGGAAAGCTTCCTGTACGAGCACTTCGAAGAGATCTGCGAAATCATGAAGGCGTACGACGTGAGCTTCTCGCTCGGCGATGGCCTGCGCCCCGGCTCGATCTACGACGCGAACGACGAAGCGCAGTTGGGCGAGCTGAAGACGCTCGGCGAGCTCACGCAGATCGCGTGGAAGCATGACGTGCAGGTGATGATCGAGGGGCCCGGCCACGTGCCGATGCAGTTGATCAAGGAAAACATGGATCTGCAGCTCGACTGGTGCAAGGAAGCGCCGTTCTACACGCTCGGGCCGCTCACCACCGACATCGCGCCGGGCTACGACCACATCACGTCGGGCATCGGCGCCGCGATGATCGGCTGGTTCGGCACCGCGATGCTGTGCTACGTGACGCCGAAGGAGCACCTCGGTCTGCCGAACAAGGACGACGTGAAGGAAGGCATCATCACGTACAAGCTCGCCGCGCACGCGGCCGACCTCGCGAAGGGCCATCCGGGCGCGCAGGTGCGCGACAACGCGCTGTCGAAGGCGCGCTTCGAGTTCCGCTGGGAAGACCAGTTCAACTTGGGCCTCGACCCGGACAAGGCGCGCGAATTCCACGACGAAACGCTGCCGAAGGATTCGGCGAAGGTCGCGCACTTCTGCTCGATGTGCGGCCCGCACTTCTGCTCGATGAAGATCACGCAGGACGTGCGCGAGTTCGCCGCGCAGCAGGGCATGTCGGAAAACGACGCGCTGAGGAAAGGGATGGAAGTGAAGGCGGTCGAGTTCGTGAAGAGCGGCTCGGAGATCTATCATCGCCAGTGATCGGCGCACGCATCTCGCCCCGGAGAAGCCCGCCTCGCGCGGGCTTTTTTGCGCGCGCGCAACGGCGCGGCGACGCCCGCCGGGAGGGCGAAACAATTGATTACGAAAGCGATGGGGCTCTAACAAGTCCTTACAGCGCAAAACGGACCGCCCGCGTAGATTTTGAGCATGGGCGTCGCGTCCGGCGCGCGCCCATGCGTCTCTTTCACCTGAGGATTGAACAATGAAATCGATTCGGCGTATTGGGGTGTGCGCAATGCTCATCGCGACGGTCGCGAGCCTGTCGGCTTGCGACACGATGACGACCCGACAACGTAACGCAGCAATCGGCGCGGGCATCGGCGGCGTCGCCGGCGCGGCGATCGGCGGCAACGCCCTGTCGACGATCGGCGGCGCGGCCGCGGGCGGCCTCGTAGGCAGCCAGGTCGGCAAGTAAGCCCGCGACTCGGGCGCGCCGCGCCATGCTGCGCCGCGCCGCCCTTGGATGCGGACGATGTGCGGCGCGTTCGCCGCGGCGTGCATCGTCCGGCCGTCTTGCGCAACCCGCGCGGCATGATCCATGCAACGATTGCGCCGCGATCGTGCGGCGGAAATGATCCGTTACCGTTTCACACAGCGTTTCACACGGGAGCGGTCTAAGCTCGCAAGCATCGAATCCTGCCCCGCACGCACGACTGCGGAATCATCATGAACAAGACCCTTGTCGCCGCCGCGCTCGCGAGCGTCGCGCTCGCCGGCTGCTATTACCCGTACGGCTATTACCCGGCGACCGGCTACTACCCGGCGCCCGTCGAAACCGCCCCCGTGTACGTCGCGCCCGCCTACCCCGC contains:
- the thiC gene encoding phosphomethylpyrimidine synthase ThiC, translating into MNANPKFLSADARVDAAAVAPLPNSRKVYVTGSQPDIRVPMREITQADTPTSFGGEQNPPIYVYDTSGPYTDPDAKIDIRAGLPALRRRWIDARGDTEALTGLTSEYGRERAADPATAELRFPDLHRHPRRAKAGKNVTQMHYARQGIITPEMEFIAIRENQRRAEYLESLKASGPNGAKLAAMMGRQHAGQAFGAAAFGANAPGTDMLAGITPEFVRDEVARGRAIIPANINHPETEPMIIGRNFLVKINANIGNSAVTSSIGEEVDKMTWAIRWGGDTVMDLSTGKHIHETREWIIRNSPVPIGTVPIYQALEKVNGRAEDLTWEIFRDTLIEQAEQGVDYFTIHAGVRLQYVPLTANRMTGIVSRGGSIMAKWCLAHHKESFLYEHFEEICEIMKAYDVSFSLGDGLRPGSIYDANDEAQLGELKTLGELTQIAWKHDVQVMIEGPGHVPMQLIKENMDLQLDWCKEAPFYTLGPLTTDIAPGYDHITSGIGAAMIGWFGTAMLCYVTPKEHLGLPNKDDVKEGIITYKLAAHAADLAKGHPGAQVRDNALSKARFEFRWEDQFNLGLDPDKAREFHDETLPKDSAKVAHFCSMCGPHFCSMKITQDVREFAAQQGMSENDALRKGMEVKAVEFVKSGSEIYHRQ
- a CDS encoding glycine zipper 2TM domain-containing protein, producing the protein MKSIRRIGVCAMLIATVASLSACDTMTTRQRNAAIGAGIGGVAGAAIGGNALSTIGGAAAGGLVGSQVGK